The following are encoded in a window of Armatimonadota bacterium genomic DNA:
- the rpsP gene encoding 30S ribosomal protein S16, with protein sequence MVKIRLRRMGCRHRPFYRIVVAPSTAPRNGKFKELLGTYDPLKTPSEVKINKERALYWLMTGARPTETVAYLLKREGVLQEFFGKRPKAERGYKFLDKRTATMSKKSVVQEAPAAAVPAESPVEAAPAEPSAAPTEAPPEAEAPAAPRAEAEKPVEPTETAPSEENSVEPPVADEPSSEKSE encoded by the coding sequence TTGGTAAAGATTCGACTGAGAAGAATGGGCTGCCGACACCGGCCGTTCTACAGGATCGTGGTTGCTCCGAGCACGGCACCGCGGAACGGCAAGTTCAAGGAGCTGCTAGGAACTTACGACCCGCTAAAGACGCCCTCAGAGGTGAAAATCAACAAGGAGCGTGCGCTGTACTGGTTGATGACCGGCGCTCGGCCGACAGAGACCGTTGCTTACCTTCTCAAGAGAGAAGGCGTGTTGCAGGAGTTCTTCGGCAAGAGGCCAAAAGCTGAGCGCGGGTACAAGTTTCTCGATAAGCGGACGGCGACCATGAGCAAGAAATCGGTCGTCCAGGAAGCACCTGCAGCAGCCGTTCCTGCGGAATCTCCCGTCGAAGCCGCTCCAGCAGAGCCATCCGCAGCACCAACCGAGGCACCTCCAGAGGCCGAAGCGCCGGCTGCACCCCGCGCCGAGGCGGAGAAGCCTGTAGAACCAACCGAGACAGCGCCGTCAGAGGAAAACTCTGTCGAGCCGCCTGTCGCTGACGAACCATCGAGTGAGAAGTCCGAATAA
- the ffh gene encoding signal recognition particle protein has translation MFDNLTSRLTSVFAGLRRKGRLSEDDVKAMLRDIRVALLEADVNFTVAKKFIADVQEQAVGEGVFTGLDADQTLIRIVRDELVRLLGTSDTPMNWSPSPPTVILMCGLQGSGKTTTAAKLAKHLAEKGKKPIMVACDVQRPAAIKQLQVLGEQIDVPVYSEENGNPTAIARGAIKEAKRLFKDVVIVDTAGRLTIDDAMMSQLKSISGAISPHEVFLVVDASTGQEAVNVADAFHKSINLTGTIFTKMDGDARGGALLSVRAATGVPVRYVGEGEQLEELAQFHPTRTAERIIGMGDVMGIIEKAEQAVDVEEALDMQRKLKSGRLDFHDMLQQFRMIKKMGPLKNVMKMIPGMAGAIPEEALDQVDEGQMARVEAIILSMTPAERSNPDILNGSRKRRIASGSGTSPEEINRLISQLGMMRKQMKQFSKMEKRMKTRRRR, from the coding sequence ATGTTCGACAATCTGACTAGCAGGCTGACCTCCGTTTTCGCAGGCTTAAGGCGAAAAGGTCGCCTCTCCGAGGACGACGTCAAGGCCATGCTGCGGGATATCCGCGTTGCGCTGCTCGAGGCCGACGTCAACTTCACAGTCGCCAAGAAGTTCATCGCCGACGTTCAGGAGCAAGCGGTCGGCGAGGGCGTCTTCACTGGGCTGGACGCGGATCAAACGCTGATCAGAATCGTTCGAGACGAGCTCGTGAGGCTTCTGGGCACGTCGGATACGCCGATGAACTGGTCCCCTTCCCCGCCGACCGTGATCCTGATGTGCGGCCTGCAAGGCTCGGGCAAGACCACGACCGCGGCCAAGCTGGCCAAGCACCTCGCGGAAAAAGGCAAGAAGCCGATCATGGTCGCCTGCGACGTTCAGCGGCCGGCTGCGATCAAACAACTGCAGGTGTTGGGCGAGCAGATCGACGTTCCGGTTTACAGCGAGGAGAACGGCAACCCAACAGCGATCGCGCGCGGAGCGATCAAAGAAGCGAAGCGACTTTTCAAGGACGTGGTCATCGTCGACACGGCAGGACGACTCACGATCGACGACGCCATGATGAGCCAACTAAAGTCGATCTCTGGCGCCATCTCCCCTCACGAAGTTTTCCTCGTCGTGGACGCCTCGACCGGGCAGGAGGCCGTGAACGTCGCCGACGCGTTTCACAAAAGCATCAACCTCACCGGCACCATATTCACCAAGATGGACGGTGACGCTCGCGGCGGCGCATTGCTCAGCGTCAGAGCGGCGACGGGAGTTCCCGTCCGGTACGTCGGCGAAGGCGAACAGCTAGAAGAGCTGGCACAATTCCACCCGACCCGCACAGCCGAGAGAATCATCGGCATGGGCGACGTCATGGGGATCATCGAAAAGGCAGAGCAGGCAGTCGATGTCGAAGAAGCCCTGGACATGCAGAGGAAGTTGAAATCCGGAAGGCTGGACTTCCACGACATGCTTCAACAGTTCAGAATGATCAAGAAAATGGGGCCGCTGAAAAACGTGATGAAGATGATCCCTGGTATGGCAGGGGCAATTCCGGAGGAGGCTCTAGACCAGGTAGACGAAGGGCAAATGGCCCGTGTCGAGGCCATTATCCTGAGCATGACGCCCGCCGAGAGGTCGAATCCTGATATACTGAATGGCTCGCGGAAGCGGCGCATCGCCTCCGGCTCTGGAACGAGCCCCGAGGAGATCAACCGCTTGATCAGCCAGCTTGGCATGATGCGCAAGCAGATGAAGCAGTTTTCAAAAATGGAAAAGCGCATGAAGACGCGACGTCGTCGCTAG
- a CDS encoding SMP-30/gluconolactonase/LRE family protein codes for MGRRVMLCLLALAGSLSATAHPGTGLVIDKDGTIYFVDSVRNRIMKFKDGELSVVFVDPSGEKLRYPHHLFMTKGGDFVTVGDNSQAVMQITKQGRATPYFPSIMRKQPKLGLGGDPIALAPDGSLVFIRADQFTSSKLFRLSPDGTESFLAGGAKGHADGRGADARFGSLHFSGMTFGPDGALYMTDSGTMVRKVDVEGNVTTIAGSTEQGYKDGKGSDARFRGAVGLTVLKDGTIYVAEYGNRRIRKITPDGNVSTVAGSGDYGTKDGPALQASFQDLSGVAVGPDGTVYTYEMGDRDRPRIRRITKAGKVETVVFIPAATGGGPWLAILGLAGIAVGGYLFVRRNAARNALQIDHRPTVVP; via the coding sequence ATGGGACGAAGAGTGATGTTGTGCCTGTTGGCGCTGGCGGGGAGCCTGAGTGCGACCGCCCACCCTGGAACCGGTCTCGTCATCGACAAAGACGGGACGATCTACTTCGTCGACAGCGTCCGCAATCGAATTATGAAGTTCAAGGACGGGGAGTTGAGCGTTGTGTTCGTCGATCCTTCGGGCGAAAAGCTCAGGTATCCGCACCACCTCTTTATGACGAAGGGTGGTGACTTCGTCACGGTCGGCGACAACAGTCAAGCTGTCATGCAGATCACGAAGCAGGGAAGGGCGACGCCTTACTTTCCGTCCATCATGCGGAAGCAGCCTAAGCTGGGTCTGGGCGGCGACCCGATCGCACTCGCCCCTGACGGTTCGCTCGTGTTCATTCGAGCCGATCAATTTACATCCTCGAAACTGTTCCGGCTTTCCCCCGACGGGACGGAGAGCTTCTTGGCAGGAGGGGCCAAGGGACACGCCGATGGTCGCGGAGCGGACGCGCGCTTTGGCAGCCTTCACTTTTCCGGGATGACGTTCGGCCCCGACGGAGCGCTCTACATGACCGACAGCGGCACGATGGTGCGCAAAGTCGACGTCGAGGGAAACGTAACGACTATCGCCGGCTCCACCGAGCAGGGATATAAGGACGGGAAGGGAAGCGATGCGCGTTTTCGAGGCGCAGTCGGTCTGACGGTCTTAAAGGACGGGACGATCTACGTCGCCGAGTACGGAAACAGGCGAATCAGGAAGATAACTCCTGACGGAAACGTCTCGACGGTCGCAGGGAGCGGAGATTATGGAACGAAGGATGGCCCCGCGCTTCAGGCGTCGTTCCAAGACCTTTCGGGGGTTGCGGTCGGCCCTGACGGAACCGTCTACACATACGAGATGGGGGATCGCGACAGACCTCGGATCAGAAGAATTACGAAGGCAGGGAAGGTCGAAACCGTCGTTTTCATTCCCGCTGCAACCGGCGGTGGACCGTGGCTTGCAATCTTGGGGCTGGCCGGCATTGCCGTCGGCGGGTACCTGTTCGTCCGCCGGAACGCAGCGCGCAACGCACTACAAATCGACCATCGGCCCACCGTTGTCCCCTAA
- a CDS encoding acyl-CoA dehydrogenase family protein — MHFAESSEHRLVRESTAKFAAQEITPGIAELDRKQESDPDALKKMGDAGLLGMSVPAKYGGQDTDYISLGIVCEELERADTSARVVMSVHSGLHCLTLMQWGSEEQKQRWLPSLAKGSLVGGFALTEPSAGSDAVNIKTRAVRDGDSYVLNGEKTWISLSDYADQFLVMAVTNPEASSPARGMSAFIVRRDLDGFSSKPIKGKLGVRAGNTGQIFFDDVRVPLENRVGDEGEGFKIAMSALDHGRYTVAAGAVGIIQACLDACVPYANDRKVDGEPIASKQLVQQMIASMAQGREIGRLLYYKVGWMKNTGQRHTREVSLAKWTNCAAAFDAAHKAVEIHGAYGYCDEFPVERYLRNSRGAMIYEGTHEIHTILQAEYELGMRKDKPLNKNIPTWPFE; from the coding sequence ATGCACTTCGCAGAGTCAAGCGAGCACCGTCTCGTGCGCGAATCCACCGCCAAGTTCGCAGCGCAGGAGATCACGCCGGGGATCGCAGAGCTGGACCGCAAACAGGAGTCCGACCCGGACGCGCTGAAGAAGATGGGCGATGCCGGGCTGCTCGGCATGAGCGTTCCTGCCAAGTACGGCGGGCAGGACACGGACTACATCTCGCTCGGCATCGTCTGCGAAGAGCTGGAGCGCGCTGACACCTCTGCGCGGGTGGTGATGTCGGTGCACAGCGGGTTGCACTGTCTGACGCTGATGCAGTGGGGGTCTGAGGAGCAGAAGCAGCGGTGGCTTCCCTCTCTGGCCAAGGGCTCACTGGTTGGTGGTTTTGCCTTGACTGAGCCGTCGGCCGGTTCCGACGCGGTGAACATCAAGACCCGCGCTGTTCGCGATGGAGACTCTTATGTTCTGAACGGCGAGAAGACTTGGATTTCACTTTCGGACTATGCGGATCAGTTCTTGGTGATGGCGGTGACTAATCCTGAGGCGTCCTCTCCGGCGCGCGGGATGAGCGCTTTTATTGTTCGGCGTGATTTGGACGGGTTTTCGAGCAAGCCGATCAAGGGGAAACTCGGCGTGCGCGCGGGAAACACCGGGCAGATATTCTTCGATGATGTGCGCGTTCCGCTTGAGAATCGCGTCGGCGACGAGGGCGAGGGTTTCAAGATCGCGATGTCGGCTTTGGACCATGGCCGGTACACGGTTGCAGCGGGCGCTGTCGGGATTATCCAGGCGTGCCTTGACGCGTGCGTGCCGTATGCGAATGATCGGAAGGTTGACGGCGAGCCGATCGCTTCGAAACAGCTGGTGCAGCAGATGATCGCGTCGATGGCTCAGGGGCGCGAGATCGGACGGCTGCTGTACTACAAGGTCGGCTGGATGAAGAACACCGGCCAACGCCACACGCGGGAAGTCTCCCTAGCGAAGTGGACGAACTGCGCGGCGGCGTTCGACGCCGCGCACAAGGCGGTCGAGATACACGGCGCGTACGGCTACTGCGACGAGTTCCCCGTCGAGCGGTACCTGCGGAACTCGCGCGGGGCGATGATCTATGAGGGCACCCACGAGATCCACACGATCCTACAGGCCGAGTACGAGCTGGGCATGCGCAAGGACAAACCGCTGAACAAGAACATCCCCACCTGGCCGTTCGAGTAG
- a CDS encoding PD40 domain-containing protein, whose product MLAILILLFVKAQTAPEIVWNQDGSWGAYTIEATSQVTGRSSGYGSDVSLYAISRDRKTTIHLFTGEYPHLTKSSTISEEYVYPSIVRWAPHGVHVLFFKGHFERSASIDASGSPLFDVSVVTGEIRKLSKSFARPDGYAEDRIIYDQSIAFSPDGKQLLLVMGSGKHSISNKRIALFDYSSLEKTWLTTPDYSCFAPSWSPDGRQIVFSANPEELPAVDPAKGDIYQELPALYMSQRIWIMNTDGTGKRLLSHPDKQAHYPKWVTNGQIQFLREPERGVLREVWEIRVDGTDERFIKTIEARESNLWRYDVPG is encoded by the coding sequence GTGCTGGCAATCCTGATTCTACTCTTCGTCAAAGCGCAAACTGCACCGGAGATCGTGTGGAATCAGGACGGGTCTTGGGGGGCGTACACGATCGAGGCGACCTCGCAAGTCACGGGTAGATCATCCGGATATGGATCAGACGTCAGCCTCTATGCGATCAGTAGAGATCGCAAGACGACGATACATCTCTTCACCGGCGAGTATCCCCATTTGACGAAGTCGAGCACTATCTCTGAAGAGTACGTCTACCCCTCGATCGTACGGTGGGCCCCGCACGGTGTGCACGTCCTCTTCTTCAAAGGTCATTTCGAAAGGAGCGCCTCAATCGATGCGAGCGGCAGTCCGCTCTTTGATGTAAGTGTCGTCACCGGAGAAATCCGGAAGCTGTCCAAGTCATTCGCAAGACCTGACGGTTATGCGGAGGATCGAATAATTTACGACCAAAGCATCGCGTTCTCGCCAGACGGTAAGCAGTTGCTGCTAGTGATGGGCAGTGGGAAGCACTCTATCTCTAACAAGAGAATCGCGCTCTTCGATTACTCCAGTCTCGAGAAAACGTGGCTTACGACGCCCGATTATTCGTGCTTTGCGCCGTCCTGGTCACCGGACGGCAGGCAAATAGTTTTCTCGGCCAATCCTGAAGAGTTGCCCGCCGTAGATCCGGCAAAAGGCGACATTTATCAAGAGCTTCCTGCTCTGTACATGTCACAGCGCATCTGGATCATGAACACCGACGGAACAGGTAAGAGACTATTGTCACACCCGGACAAACAAGCCCATTATCCCAAATGGGTGACGAACGGCCAAATCCAGTTCCTTCGCGAACCGGAAAGAGGGGTATTGCGGGAGGTATGGGAAATCCGGGTTGACGGTACGGACGAACGGTTCATAAAGACGATCGAAGCGAGGGAGTCAAATCTCTGGCGGTACGACGTCCCCGGCTAG